Part of the Nicotiana tabacum cultivar K326 chromosome 20, ASM71507v2, whole genome shotgun sequence genome, AGACAAAAACCCACGAATTAATAAACAAGACCTTGAGTATAAAGGCAAAAAGATCAAAACAAAAGCTCAAGACATTTAAGTTAAACAAAAAACTTCATAATATTAagtttagactaagtatgaacttagtcataaactgaTTGTCATTTTTACAAAATACCCCGAAAAGGTCTGGGGACTTGTCATTTCCAAAAATTAAACCCCCAAATGGGACCAGCGGTAAAACcaccaagaaaaaaaaagagtaacaCTTCATAAACTTTCACTACGGGGTAGAAGAAGAATCTAAAGCAGTATCGTTAGAAGCAGAAGGTTAAAGTTGACTTGAAGACGCTGAGGCATTCACTGTAGTTATATCATCTTCAACTTGATCAGGAGTTTCAACCATGGGAGAATGAGAATCTTGGCCTTGCTGAGTTTTTCAATGGTCTCCTTTATTTTGGCTAACTCAGTATCCAAGTTAAAACCCTCTTGGCTAGCCTCCACAAGGGTATCATGGTGTGTGTTTAGAAtagcccaactcacttcaatggcATTCTTGTCCTCGAGAATTTCATAATCTCTCTCCCATTGGTCAATCTTGTTTTTAAGCTTTTCTTTCTCGGCCAAAGCAGCATCATAAGAAGATTGCAGAGGGGCAAGTGAACTTTCTAAAAATCTGACCTTATCAGAAGACACACGAAGATCTTCTTGGGTCTGGGTAAGTGTTTGAACAAGTTCACCAGCGTAAACCTCTTTTTCATTAAGCAATGCCTTCAACCCTCTAATCTTTTCACTGGCTTTGGAGAGTTGCTCAGAAAATGATGTCTTGGGGAGATTTTTGTCCTTGTCAGCTTGATTTAAGGAAGCCTTCTCAACTGCTAACTCTGAAGTCAAAACCTTCAACTGCTGCTCTAACGTGCATTTGCTTTCTTCTAATATTTCCATATCAAGTTGAAGGTTTTCATATTGTTCTTTCCAGTTGTCTTCTTCAATCTGATAATCATGCATTAACTGCTCCGTATGAgaaaccatcttcatcatctctGTACCAATAAGATTGAtctaaaaaaagaaggaaaggggtGAGAACCTTAATAAAAGAAGGAtggaataaagtaaaaaaaagtaaATACTTTTAATGATGATTGCACTATGTCATTCATCCAAGTCAAAGAGCTATGACTCTCGAGCTTGGATTTCTCAACTGGACCGATCAGAGGTTTCAACCATACGTCACCCTGACCTAACTTTTTCAAAAGATTACCATCGGTAGGGACCTCAATGGTAATCTGTTTCATCGCACCACTTCTACTCGAATAACCAACCTCAGTACGAAGAACGATAGTAGGAGGGGCTGTAGAGGAAGTCATAATAATTTGGGGAAGAGCATCAACACTAGCAGTCACAACTGGCAAAGAACGTGCAACACGAACAGGCATGGTAAAAGAGGCAAGGGGTACTTCATCGGAAACCAAATCCAAATTTTCGCTATCAAACCCACGAGGAAAAAGCTGATCATCAGAGCCACGAGCTGCCGCAGGAGTATCATCATCAAAGCTCACCAAAGTGGCTTCAATAGCCTCGGTTATAGGAATAGAACGGGGAGGAGTCGCTTCATCATCTGAGAAAACGCGTCTTCTGGTCCGCAGCCTTTTAATCAAGGAATCTCCATCCTATTCCTCCTCTTCTTCATAATCCTGGGTTGTATAAGCCttccttttcgatgaagaacTCAAGATTATCTCTTGAGCTCTATCCAAAGGAACTCTGGAAGCCATGACAGCATAAGCAATTACACCACGAATGGGAAATCCTGATAAAAATAAGGGTCAAAATAAATTCTAAGGGAAAGGTGAATGCAAATGTGAAAAGGAGATGAGTAAAACATTTACCATGAGTTTTAACCTTCTAACCAAACCTATGCGAAAGGTTTTTCCAAGATCTACCTTCTATTGGAGCAACTTTCAATAACTTTCCTACCCAACCATGAAAATTGGGAATCTCATCAACAGTTCCCATGATTGCTGGAAAAGAGAAAGAGTTAAACAATAGCGGgaaaaataaagggaaaagatAGAGAAAGTTGTAAAAGGAAAATTTACGTGCAAAATTGCACTTTTCAGGAAATGGAACATTTTCTTcgcccactaaaccaacagtgggggcagcaacaaacctgACATACCAGCCACGGTCCTTATCATCCTCTGGGCTAACTAACACTCTCTTACTTCTCTCTACTAAAGTGAAAATCCCATGACAGAAAAGCTTAGGGGAGTAGAGATGAATCAAATAGAAGAAAGTAAAAGGCAAATTAGCCAACTTTGTTAAATGCCTTAAACATGCAATAACCCTTCACACAATGGGGATAATCTGTCCTAAACAAACGTTGAAAAAATGACAGAATTCGAGGATAACATGATCAATATGAGGTTTAAAATTCAGCGTAAAGGGGTATGTATACACAAAAGAAAACCCGGTCAAGTAAGAAGTAATTCTTTAGTTCGCATTAGGAATTATAATAGGGAAACCAGGTCTCCAATGTCAATTCCTACGAATAACAGAGATAAGACCTTCGGTGATTTGAGAAGGATAAATATCGGCACGATCTAAAGAAGACATAAAAGAAACTTGGTTTCTAATCGATTCTCAATcagtgtaaaaagatagttcaaCAGTGACAATTTCATCTACCAAAGGCTCACGAATGGGTTCATTAGAATCTTTACTTCTAGATGAAGGTCTATGGGAAAGAGAACCCCTAGTTCTAGAAGGAGGAGTAGAACTCACTGGAGGTAAAGAAGTACGCCGTATAGATGAAGATCCTAAACTACGTAGTCTTCCTCCTCTTCTGCTTCTAACAAGAGCAAGAGGAAGATCATCAACAATGGGGACTCTTCGAGGATTAGGGTTTTTCGAAGACATGGCAGTACGAGGAAGACGAAAACAAGAGTGAATATTCTAAGATGTGAAACATTTTATGAGAAAGACAAAGATAAAAACTATATTTATACTcagaagcaaaaagaaaaaaggtgtAATGATGGAAACGTCATGATGGAAACTGTCGCTTCGTAATTGATGAAGCAGCAAAAAAGCCCTAAAAACGCTGAAAAGTTGCAGAACCAATCAGAAGATGTCATGCGTCatgagcattaaatggaagtgacatatGGAGCGTCAGTTCCAGAGAAGGTATAATGACGGCAAAAATTCCCGCTTTAataagatccacttcccaaatattctattgatgaataaatggtaagtggggggactatctgtatcgGGAAAAATCAAGTTAatgtattgaattaattatgtggtaacgtgtcatgacacgtggactggtaaAGGAACGATAGCTGGCGAAGAATAGTTGAAAAGGCACGAGCTTTAGCAGGCACGGGCAAAGATCCAAGAAAGCTAGAAGGGATAGGTACTCGAACCTCTTGATATTCTGAAGAGGCATCAGAAGAATGAACCTAAATAGCGAAAGGGATATAGATACGTATTATTGATAATTAATAGGCATTAAGTACGTAAAAACGTTATAGAATCTGTATTGAATCAGTTACGATTGCcaattataacgttacattaaatgtcattaattgtccataatgacaccattatgaaaggagaaaaacgtattacttagaaatagctataaaaggtgaGGAATGAACATTTGTAAGGACGAAATACTATtggaatatattgatttattttgctttctattcagttattatttacaccaattatttctttttctatttgattatcagtaactcgagttcttctaaaaataagctttgaccgaaattccaatttttggttaaacagaaGTGGTTTGTAACTGACACACATTTAAAAGTTTTGGTGTATAATATTATTCTCGTATTTAATAAATGTGTAAGAGGGATTTGAGGAAAAGATAAATGAATaaagtatgtattttgcctattaTATATTCTGCCTTTATCTTTTGATTCTTGTTTGTACATATTAATTCTATACTATGATATCTGACGTACTGAAACTTGATATTTTATAAGGCGTTTGGTAGAGCTAAAAGAAATAGAATTTTTATTTTACCGTCAAGGGGTGTAGTGAAATAGGACATTCTTTCCCTCTTAACCAAAGATCTTGGATTGAtaaaaagtgtaaaaaataatCATCAAGCTTTTTAAGGCACCATTTGGAATATGTCGGACCAGTAAATTTTGAAATACAAAAAAGTTTACTTATATATCtgtatatattttgaaattatttttacttgtGGAGAGTAGCCTGGAAATAAGATGATTTTAGCAACTACACCAAGGCCAACAACTTATGCCATCAACACCAGCACCAACACTAGTGAACATCGACGCCATATCCTCCAAATCTTGACACAATGCACTTCCATTTCTCAGCTCAAACAAGTACACGCCTATACTCTTCGTACAACCACACTTGACAACACAGACACCCTTTTCCTCTACAGCAGAATTCTCCATTTTGCCTCCTTACATGACCTTAATTATTCTTTTCAACTCTTCAGTAATTTAGAAAACACCAATTCCTTCATCTGGAATACTCTTATTAGAGCTTGTGCTCATAGCAGTAGTCGTAAAGATGAAGCCTTTTTGCTTTTTTATAAAATGGCTACAAATGTTGAGCCTGATAAGCATACTTTCCCATTTGTGCTCAAGGCTTGTGCTTATCTTTTTGCACTTTCTGAAGGGAAACAAGCACATGGGTTTGCTTTGAAACTTGGGTTTGATTCAGATGTGTATATAAACAatagtttgattcatttttattCGTCTTGTGGGAGTTTGAAGGATGCTAGGagagtgtttgataaaatgcctgaGAGAAGTTTGGTGTCTTGGAATGTTATGATTGATGCTCTTGTTCAATCGGGTGAGTTTGAAAGTGCTTTGAGAATGTTTTCTGAGATGCAAAAGATATTTGAGCCTGATGGATATACGATGCAAAGTGTTCTTGATGCTTGTGCTGGCTTTGGGGCGTTATCTTTGGGAATGTGGGTTCATGCTCATGTTTTAAGGAAGTATGAGAGCTTCTTAGATTTTGATTTGCTGGTTAACAATTGTTTATTGAACATGTATTGCAAATGTGGTTCGTTGAATATGGCTGTTCAGGTTTTCGAGAGGATGAGCAAACGTGATTTGAATTCTTGGAATGCTATGATATTAGGATTTGCAATGCATGGGGAGGTTGAGGCAGTGTTTCGTTGTTTTAACCAAATGGTTAACGAAAGAGTAATGCCTGATTCAATCACATTTGTTGGTATTTTGAGTGCTTGTAATCATAGAGGTTTTGTTGGCGAGGGCAATAATTATTTTGATAAAATGGTTTCTGAGTATAAGATTAAGCCTGTTTTAGAGCACTACGGTTGCCTGGTTGACCTTCTGGCTCGTTCGGGGCATATTGATGAAGCTGTTGATGTCGTATCAAACATGCCAATGAAACCTGATGCAGCAATATGGAGGAGTCTTCTTGATGGTTGCTGCAAGAAAAACGCTGACATAGGACTTAGTGAAGAAGTGGCAAGGAAAGTAATTGAGTCCGAAGGCAGTGACACTAGTGGTGTTTATGTTCTTTTGTCAAGAGTATATGCAACTGCTAACCGATGGGACGAGGCTGGACTGATTAGGAAATTGATGACCGATAAGGGTATTAAAAAAGATCCAGGCTGTAGTTCAATTGAAATTAATGGCGTTTTCCATGAATTTTTCGCTGGAGATACTTCTCATTTGCATACTAGAGAAATTTACAAGTTTTTGGATGTTATAGAAGAAAGACTCAAATTAGCAGGGTATGTTCCTGACTTGTCACAAGCATCAATGGTTGATGAACTTGATAATGGGAAGAGACGGTCGCTTAAACTGCACAGTGAGAGACTTGCCATTGCTTATGGACTTCTGAAACTGAAACCGGGAACTCCTATACGCATTTTCAAGAATTTGCGAATCTGCAGTGACTGCCACAATGTAACCAAATTAATTTCGAAAGTTTTTGACGTTGAAATTATTGTTAGAGATCGTGTTCGGTTCCATCACTTTAGGAATGGTTCCTGTACCTGCAAAGACTACTGGTGAAAACAAGGTACAATACTAACATTTATCAATCCAATTATCAATTCATGCCTTCTCTCTTGACCTGCAGGCTGCAGCATTACACTTGGTAAGATTAAGATTTATATAGGACATTTATACATAGTTTATGTTTGTaagactttttattttattatactaAAAGATAGCAAGTTGTGCATTACTGCTTTTGTTAGCTGTGCCTGTGGTTGTTCAACTATCCATTCTGGAATTGGCTATTGCCACATTGATACAAGAAAAATGatttaaattatgtatttaagTTATTTTGATTGATAATGTAAAGATTTTTTATCGGTATAATTCAATATGTGACAACTGATTAGTCATTTTTACCTAGTTATCAATTGATGTTTATTTTATAGAGAGAAGGCAAAACTATCCCCTCAGATTTGGGTCGGATTTCACTTTCACACCCGACCTTTAGGGGGTTCTATATATTACCCCTGAACTTTTTCGAAGTGGAATAAATACATCCTTGAATAATAACGTAGCATGGAGAGTGTAGTCACTAGCATGCGAGAGCCAAAGAATAAGTCTAAGCGGATTTAATTTGGACAAGTTTCATTATTGGAAATTATACAATTAATTAGACTTATTAATTATCGTTATAACTTAAAACTTATATTTCTCTACTCTTTTTTTTTCCGAATATGTTTTCTCCACTCCCGTGGCCGAAGTTTAGTTGCTCACATTACTTTCAGGGTCTCTTTCCCATTCCCACGAAAATTCTTCTTGCCACTCGCCATTTCCACTAAAAGAGACAGAGGGGTAATAAGAGTCCTGCAAATATTTTGAGTGTATATGAAAATTTGACTCAAACCTAAGGATGGCAAGCGGTGTGGCGCGGTGCGGGTTTTGTCTTAGCCCACAAAATTTTAACCCGTCCTACCTCACGTAGCATTTGCACCCGCGTCGATCCGCCCCACGCCCATACCTGCATAGCATTTCAAGCTTACATTGGAAATTGGAAAAAAACATCTGTCAAAGATCAATTAATAgatattttcttgtttgttaatCAGTATGTACACTCGCGAGCATTTGAGCAAAATTAAGGGATAAGAATTTGATTaataaaatagagttataattaattgagaattatgtGTTAAATATTACAATTTTAGAACATTCCATAAAAGGATGAGAATTTTGACGTACTAGCGTTAtgaaacttttattttgtttcaatATATTACGTGGGTTTCATCTCCACAAAGGTAGAAAAATGGGTTTTTTTCCTTGCTGAAATTTTTAAACCCGCCCCGCCAGGGGCGTACGCAGAATATTGGGTAAGCGGTGTCGATATTTTAAGAAGTTAACCTATGAACAACTTACTAAAATAAGATCATCATAATAAAATACATTCAAATGCATTAACACATTTATTTTAAAACGATAAGCAaatcaagagaaggaaaaaagataaaagcgaataattttggtatttttattaAGAACTTTTTCTAGAAAGCTTTTACTAAGTGATGTTTGTATGTCCTTTTTCTCACATATTTGTGATGGAATTATTTCACTGAACAAACTTCGCTCAATAGTTGGAAATTGGGTTAGTGTTattttgaagttaaaaaaaatcttGATGCATCCATTCAAAATCGAACCTAGGACCCTTGGAGACCAAAGAACCAATATGATTGCTGGACCAAGACACACATGTTCGTCAATAATGTCAACTgatatatttttattgttgtttctTTTAAACCATTATTTACATATAAATTTGTAAAAGTTTCCGGCGAAGCGGTATCGGATGACACCGCTTGCATGAGCATAAATCCGGCCCTGCGCCCCGCACCGCACCcacaaaatattaaaaaaaaaatatttcgcCCCGCACCAAACCCGCATGTGCTTAAACCCACATCACCCCGCATATGTCTAAATCCGCCCCGCCCCATTGCTATGTACTTAtgctttttccccttttttcttaTCTAATTGATTTTCAACTTCAGTTTCAAAAATCTAAAAGACTGCTAAAGCATGATACCGTGATATATTTTAGGGAGAATTACACATATATACAATTCACACACATACATTGCAATTAAGTGGCCTATATTTAATTTTGTAAAGCTGTAGCCTAAAAATAATAGGCCAAGCAACATCCAACTCCAAATATGTTCTTGAAattactatttatttattttttaaaaatactcAAGCTTTTAATCTAATCTTCGAATTAGTAATTGTGGCTCAAacattagttcaacaaaccaacaTATTTGGGTTATAAAAGTAAGATTTTAAGATAATCCACCATTGTTGAACAAGCTTAAATTAGTGGGTTAAAATTTCAAATCTGGCTTTATGAGAAATTTGGAGGCAAACCCTAGAGTCTTAAGGTTTCAAGTTGAACAGGACCCAGAAGTTAAAAGTagctgagatgaggatgttgatgtggatgtgtgggcatacccagtttgataagattaggaatgaagttattcaagAAAAGGTGGGTGCGGCCCCTGTGGAGtataagatgcgggaagcgaggttGAGATGGTTTGGACGTGTTAAGAGGAGAAGTTTAGAAACCCCAGTCAGAAGGTACTAGTGGTTAGCCTCGGTGGGTAGCaggaggggtagaggtaggcctaagaagtcttggggagaggCTATCAGGCTAGACATGGCGCAGGCACGCAGCTGGAGCTGACTGAGGACATGGCTCTATagaggagggtgtggaggtcaaaGATTATGGTAGAAGGTTCGTAGGTAGTTGAGTGTTTCTCTTTGTCTTACTCAGTTCTCtagcattagtgttagtatgatatTTTTTTATCCATAGATGGTTATTACTACCTAGAGTTTGACTGCATTCTTAGATTCAatattatttcattttgttattattctgacttgttgcaattaccttttctttttcaattgttctctagtcgaaggtctatcggaaacaacctctctgtcgttccaagggtaggggtaaggttgcgtacatcttaccctctccagaccccacttgtggaaaactactgggtttgttattgttgttgttgttgttgttgttatttagacttgttagaaatagtataaggaagttgtatgcaaaatttgaagtcatttaatgacGTTTTGGATTGGACCACCATTGTTGAACAAGCTTAAATAAATGGGTTTAAATTTCGAATCTGgatttgtgagaaatttggagttggGTGTTAGttagaatttttaaaaaatcgtataaggaggttgtatataaaatttgaagtcatttaatggagatttggactggttttgaacaagaattgcaactgaaaatcgtgaaagaagttcgtctatatatgcgtatataaaggtgtataaaagtgtattATAGTGTATAAAAGGTGTTTATACAcccatatacactattatacaatgTTATATACTTATTA contains:
- the LOC107794828 gene encoding pentatricopeptide repeat-containing protein At1g59720, chloroplastic/mitochondrial-like, whose protein sequence is MILATTPRPTTYAINTSTNTSEHRRHILQILTQCTSISQLKQVHAYTLRTTTLDNTDTLFLYSRILHFASLHDLNYSFQLFSNLENTNSFIWNTLIRACAHSSSRKDEAFLLFYKMATNVEPDKHTFPFVLKACAYLFALSEGKQAHGFALKLGFDSDVYINNSLIHFYSSCGSLKDARRVFDKMPERSLVSWNVMIDALVQSGEFESALRMFSEMQKIFEPDGYTMQSVLDACAGFGALSLGMWVHAHVLRKYESFLDFDLLVNNCLLNMYCKCGSLNMAVQVFERMSKRDLNSWNAMILGFAMHGEVEAVFRCFNQMVNERVMPDSITFVGILSACNHRGFVGEGNNYFDKMVSEYKIKPVLEHYGCLVDLLARSGHIDEAVDVVSNMPMKPDAAIWRSLLDGCCKKNADIGLSEEVARKVIESEGSDTSGVYVLLSRVYATANRWDEAGLIRKLMTDKGIKKDPGCSSIEINGVFHEFFAGDTSHLHTREIYKFLDVIEERLKLAGYVPDLSQASMVDELDNGKRRSLKLHSERLAIAYGLLKLKPGTPIRIFKNLRICSDCHNVTKLISKVFDVEIIVRDRVRFHHFRNGSCTCKDYW